From the Mesotoga infera genome, the window TGCAACTTGTAACTAACAATTTGCAACTGCCGACCGTTGGCGGACAACATAATACACAAGGAGGTTCACTTTGATCTGGAATAAAGTTGATGAAATAGTTTCGTGCGGCATTGAAAAAGCAGTGTATCCGGGAGCAGTCGTTTTGATAGGGAAGGATACCGAGGTCCTTTACAAGAAGGCCTACGGATACATCGCGGTAGACGACAATATTCCAACGACACTTGAAACGGTGTACGACATCGCAAGCATGAGCAAAGTTGTAGCAACCACAAGCGCAGTAATGCTTCTCGTCTCACGTGGAGAGCTTTCACTCTGGGATACGCTTGGAGATTTCTTCGACGTATCCGAATCAAAGAAGGAAATTTCGATTTTCCATCTCCTGACCCATACCTCGGGGATGCAGCCCTATTCTGAAGCTTGGCGAGAGCTTAAGGGACGTGAATTGCTGAAATCCATCATAGATCTAGAACCAGAGACCGCGCCAATGGAAAGGATAAATTACTCATGTCTCAATTTCATAACTCTCATGGCCGTTGTCGAGAAAACCACTTCTATGAGATTCGCCAAGTTCTGTTCTCAGGAGATTTTTGAACCTCTTGGCATGAATTCGACTACATACCTGCCGAAGGATCTCCAGCACGT encodes:
- a CDS encoding class A beta-lactamase-related serine hydrolase, translating into MIWNKVDEIVSCGIEKAVYPGAVVLIGKDTEVLYKKAYGYIAVDDNIPTTLETVYDIASMSKVVATTSAVMLLVSRGELSLWDTLGDFFDVSESKKEISIFHLLTHTSGMQPYSEAWRELKGRELLKSIIDLEPETAPMERINYSCLNFITLMAVVEKTTSMRFAKFCSQEIFEPLGMNSTTYLPKDLQHVAPTSERDGKVLRGLPDDELAYYLGGVSGNAGVFSSAEDLFRFVSSLMYARLVPLRVFETFISETLSIGESKRHIGWMAPARGSSAGDILGEEAFGHTGFTGTSIWVDPATGLFVILLSNRTNISRRDTIPQMQRIRRRLHNLIFGSLG